The Sporomusaceae bacterium DNA segment CCTCATAACTCACCGCCGCGGATTACCTTATGGGCGATGTTGACGCAGCCGGTCTCCTTGACGAAGAAGGCCGCCACCGTCGCCACCGCAAGCAAACCGGCGCACAGCCAGAACGCTAGCTGGAAGGCCTCCAGGGGATATACTTTTACCCCTTGCTCGTAGGCTCCCTGCCAGCCGAAGTCAAGCACCAGTCCGAACAGCGGCTGAACGAGCGCCGCCCCGAGGAAGGGGCCCGCGTTGACCAGGCCGGTGGCGATGCCGGTCATGCGCGGCGGGTTGACCTCCTTGGCGCACGCCATGGTAAGCGTCATCCCCGCCCCGCCGACACCCAGGATTACGCACAGAGGATAGAGCGCGGCCGCCGGCGGTTTGCCGCCGTCCCAGACGGTAAACAGCAGCCAAACGCCCAGGAACAGCATCATGTTGAGAGCGAACGGCCAGCGGCGCGAGCAGAAGCGGTCGGACAGATACCCTACGACCGGCCCCGTCACCATATAGCCGGCCGAAACCGCGACCATGTGACTGGCCGCCTCGACCCGCGTCAGGCCGTGGATCTGCATGAGGTAAGGCACGCCCCAGATGCCGGCAAAGGTGGTAAAAACGCCGTAGGCCGCCGTCGCGGCGACAAAGGGCGGCCAGGTATGCCAGTTGGCGATGACGGTGCGAAGGCTTTCCCTTATATTGCTTTTCTCGCCGGCGTCAACGGCCGGCGACACCCCTTCTGCCGCCTCGATATCTTCAATCGATGGCCAGCCGAGGGCCTGCGGGCGGTCGCGCACCACCAGCCAGCAGTAGGCCGCAACCATAAGGGTGATAACCGCTATTATTGAGAATGATGCCCGCCAGCCGGCATTTTCAACCATCATCGCCAGCGGCGCGGCCGCAAGGGCGAAGCCGAGATTGCCGATAAATGACGACAGGCCACACATCATGCCGAATTCCCGGCTACGGAACCAGGTGGCGTAGAATTTTACGATGTTTATGTAGATGAGCGCCACGCCGGCAGCGGTGAGGAACCGACCCGCGAACAACCACACCAGATTGGGCGCCAAGCCGAACATCACCGTGCCGGCTGCGGTCACCAGCAATGCGGCGGCGATCGTGCGGCGCGGTCCCCACGTATCGGCGGTCACGCCGGCAGGGATCTGCAGAGCGGCATAGGTATAGAAATAAATCGAAGACAACAGTCCCAGTTCGGCGGCGTGCGTAAGGCCGAAATCGCGCGCAACATCCTCCGCGACCACCCCCATGGCGAAGCGGTGAAAGTGGGAAAATATGAAGGCGCACGCCAGCGGTATCATGATCAGCCAGCGCCGTTTCTCGACGAGACGGACCAGGCTTGTCCAGGAATTTATTTCCACATCATACCCCTATAAAAAAAGCACGCCGTCAGGCATGCAAGGTATCGTTTCTGGTGCGCCCGGCAGGAATCGAACCTGCGCACCCGGCTCCGGAGGCCGTGATAGCCGTCCGCACGCCCACGAACAGGCAAGAATAAACCCTGTTAATAATTGTACTTTCTGAAGCTGTGTTTGTCAAAAGGGAATGGTCAAGAATGCTGTTTATACTTACTTGTTCCCCATAATAATCCCCACGCTATTTTGGGTATTTTAGCCACCACGAGCCGCTTTCAATGTCATATTTCAACTCAGCCACTTGCCCGTCTTCCATCTCAATAAAAAAAAGCCTGGCGATGCAGTTGGCATGCTTGATATTATGCTTTGTACCGTCGAGCTTAATCGCCATAGGCTTTATTCGTCCGTCTTGATAGAAGTTAACCATCACATCAACTCGGATATCTACCATAGCTTGTACTCCTTAATGCGACATCTAGTTGCACTAGTAATGAAATCATTATATCATTACATCAGGAAATAAAAAAAGCCTGCATGGCAGGTCAGTTGTTTCCAATTATTCTGATGGTACCAGCAGCGCTACGATTTCCCGAGCCCGGCCGACGTCCGCCGGATATTTTGCCTCGTAGGCTGCAAGCATTCTTTCGATCAGTTCGCGCTGACCGCCGGACAACTTCTGGACCTGGACCAGGGCAGTCAGCAGAGCTTTCGTCTCCGCTTCCATCCTGGTGTTGTAAGGTACCAGCTTCGCACCGGCTTTCACCGTCTCTCCCTTCGGCAAACAGTTCGCCTCCAGACAATGAATAAAAGTCATTACTATTGTACAAAAATCGACGGTACTTGTCCAATTATTTCCAAGGTGGTATGCTTAAATCAGCAATTTTGATTCGGAGGTGCATCCATGCCTACGATGGAACAAATTGAGTGCCAAATAAAAGGTCTCGATGGTTGCAGCAGGTTTCTCGGAAAGAAAGAGATAAAAGAACTTCCTAACATCCTATGGGAAGATGAGAACGTCGAGAAGATTGTTCAGGGCTTATATGGAAACGGGTTAGGCATACTAACTGCCACCAACAAACGTCTAGTCTTTATAGACAAGGGTTTGATGTGGGGCCTGAAAGTCGAGGATTTCCCTTATGACAAAATCAGTTCAATTCAGTACGAAACCGGCATAATGTTTGGCGAAATAACTATTTTCACCTCTGGCAACAAAGCGAAAATTCAACAAGTTGATAAGCAACAAGCCAGAGATCTTTGCGAATATGTTCGAGCTAGAATTTCAGGAATTAAGGAGCACGCAAGCGCACCGAAAGTGACACCGCCTGATAACGACATCATTACTCAATTAGAAAGACTTGCAAAACTAAAAGATTCTGGTGCCCTTACTGAAGAAGAGTTTGTTATTGCAAAGAGAAAACTAATTGGGTAACTATTAGGCATCCTGTAACGTTGGTACCCATCAACCATTAGGACTAACCTCCCTCTCAACTGAGCCCGACAGCCTATTTACCCGCTCCCATTCTTCGGTTATGATAAAGACAATCCGTGTATCGAACAAGGCCAGGAGATCATGCTCCTGGTCGCTTTTTTTATAAATAAAAAAAGCCCCCGGCCAGCGCCGGGGGCTTAACCATCCTCCCTTTCCTGATTGTTATTTAGGTATTCACTCGCTCATTAAGCGCTTTCATGATCTCCTTATGTTTTATCAGGACTACGTAAACCAACCCCAATAAAAATCCAATCATTACGCCAAGGAAAGTTATTTTATATAAAACATCAGTTACCTTTAACTGTTTACTGATTATCTTGGTGGGTTTAACTTTAGGTTCTGCGGTGTTCTTGACGTACTGTTGGACTTCACGTTCTAGCGCCAGTTTATTATTGGCATATCTATTTTTTTCTATCTGCATTAATGCTACAAAGGCAACATTTTCTTTGTTTGCATTTATAACGGCACCGACTTCTTCTGTTTGACGGTCTATACGTTCGAGGCAAGTATTATAATACCTCATTTGGTCTTCCCTATTATTTAGATACATCTGAAAAATATTCGAGTGTCTTACCATAACTTCATTTAATATTGTGTCCATCAACTGTTCCGCTTCTTGTTGTGATTCTGAAGCAGTTTTTATTATAAAAAGTCCATCAACCACAGATACATTTTTCAATCCAGTTCCGCCATATTTTGTTTTAGTTTTACTTACGAATAATGCTCCAGATTCAATATCCTTATAGCTTCCATTTTCATATATAACGCCATTGTCAATAATGGTTGTTAATTGATAGGTTTTTTCATTATAACACAAAGCAAATGCAAGAAGACCAAAAAATAAAGCAGGTAACAGAATTATTATAATATGTTTTGCGAAGACCCGAAAAACAGGTAGCATATAAAGCACTTCCTTTCGTTGCGAAAATTCAACACAAAGAAAAAAGTTCCTGCAAACGCAAAAAGCCCCCGACCGCATAGGCCGGGGATCCCACCTAGGGTAGAACAATCTGCCCTATTTTTTATTCCATCGTATTTCGTAGCCGAGCACGTCGGCGATCCGGAGCATCTTCCATACCGGGAGCGTTCCCTGCTTGAGCTGCCGGGTAACATTGGGGGCAGTATCATTCGTGCCGTATTTTTCATTCAGGCGGCGCACGACGTCAGAGACATTCGAGCCAGCGCCGGCGATCTGCTTCTTAATTTCAAATTCGATATCCCGCGCCTCGGCTTCCGGGATGGCTTCACTTCTGGGCATACAATCCCCTCCTGGCAATAGGATATCAAATTATATCATCTTTGTAAATATATTATCTAAAATAATAAAATTATTATTGACCTACATGCCATCTTAGTATATATTATAACTAAGAAGATAATTTAACGGAGGCAACAACAATGTATAACAAGCACAAAAACGAAACCATCGTTTACCAGGTGATTATTGATAACAAGATCTGCATCTCGTTCAATACAGACAAGAAACGGTCGGAATTCATAAAAAAAGTTATGACCGAAGGCAGAAGGAAAATAACCTATCTTTCGCAAGTGATTTACCCAGGAAGAAACGCCTTTGTTACCATCCAACTCGCAGAATGACGCCGGCGACGGCCGGCCCCGCCTGACGATGGCCTGCTGGGTACAGGCCGAAACGCCCTCCGGGGCGTCGCGGGAACCCGCCTCGAGGCTGGCGTGCATGCTGGCCCTTGACATAGATTGTTCTTTTACAAACGAAAACATCGCGCATGATTCGGGTACCGCCCGTTTATTCAACATGCGCACAAATGCAAAAATCCCCCTGACCGTGTGTGCGGTCAGGGGGATTTCGTTCATCATCGCGTACGTTTTCCGATTTCATAACCGATATAAGCACCGACTAGTCCCTTAACCCATCCCTCAATCTCGGCCTTTTTGAGCGCCGACTTCTGCTCTTTCGCCAGCTTCACGAAGGACTCGTTGATTGTCGCTATTAAGGCGTCCTGCTTCTTCGAGTAGTCCTGCGCCGTCGTTAATTTGCTGTCGGACTCCTTGAATAATTTCTCTGCTGTCGCTAACTTGTCCAATGCCGTCAGCAAGTCGGAAGCGAGCTTCGGCGAGCTGGTCTGTAATATGCTGATTATTTGCCCGAGCCTCTGCGAGTTGCTGACTAATTGATTGTATTCGGCTCTCGTAAGCGTCACTGTCTCCGGCTCCGTCCCGGACGCCTGCCCAATAGCCGGCAGCGAAAACAGCAGCAAGAATAAGCAGAGCCACAGCCATTTTTTTGAGCGTGTCAATTGGTATCACCCCCTATCTCAATGTCCGGTAGTTCCACCGTCTGCCCGGCCAGCTCGTGGGTACAGTCGTTAAGGAACTGAATGCAGCCGTCGCGCACGAAACTGTGACAGACGGTACATTTGAACGGTGCCGGCGGTTCACCCTTCTTCTCCTGCTCGGCGTTATAGGTACACCAACAATGGCCGTCCGGCTTGGCATGCGGCGCATAGTGCCCGGAGCGCCGGAGAATCGACGGGCTCAGCGTCGGCCGCTCGGCATCGCCGAAAAAATCCCATTTATAATTTCCGGCGATAGGAACGATGTGATATCCTTTGCAGCCGGGGCACCAGAAGCGGACATATTTCTCCGAGACCTTTGCCTTAGCCATCAGCACTCCACCAGCTCTCCGCCACGAATAAAACCATGCCAGCCGCCGCAGAGGATGCTGCCGGCTCCGGCTGGGCAGGTGTCGCCGTTCTTATCGATGGTGATGTGGGGCAGTTCGCCGTGGATGCACCAGCACCGGTGATGCTTGTCCTCCGGTCGGCCGCAGTTTGAAGCACGAAGACCGCCGTGCCAGTGCGCCCCGTTCGGCAGAACAACGACGAAATGACGTCCGTCGCAATTATCCCAAGTGCAACCGTAGCCTTTGCAGCTACCCTGAAATTTCAGGTAATAGCAGTCACCGGGATGCAATTTGCTGTCTTCGGTTGACCACTGGCCATTCTCGCAGGTAACCAAGCGCAGCTTTATGCCCACCTACGCCACCCCCTGGGCCAGCGCCTCGGCCACCTGCTGCCGGATCTGGGGCAGGATCGAGTACAGCATCGCGCCTGGGCACTCGGTAGTCATCCAGTCCCGGTGGCCACTGATTACGGGTTTGCCGTTCGGCAGTAGGCCCATCGGATCGAAGCCATACTTCTCGCAGTCGTCGGCGGCAGCCGCCACGATGGATTGAAGCTGCGCATCGGCAGGGAGCTGGCCCCCGAAACTGCCGGATAAATGGTACCCCAGGGTGAAGCTATTCGCCCCCGGGCAATGCGCCCCTTGGTACTCCTCCGGCCGGCCGCGCTCGACCTCGCCGCCCTTGCGGAAGATCTTATGATACCCGATGTGTGCCCAACCGTTTTCATGGACATGCCAGCCGTAAATTTGCTCGGCCGATGCGTCGACGTCGTAGTTGCCGGTGTGGTGGATGACAATGCCCCTCACCTCGGTCATGGGTGTCATTTCACGGGCGGGCGCCAGGCCCGTCTCGATTATTTCAACTCGCATTTATGCTCCCTCCCCAGGGTTATCGCTCGGGACGGCCGGCGGCGCCGGCGCGTCCTCCTGGTGCAAATTCTCAATTCCGGTCGCGGCTTGCATCCGTCGGATGATTGCCACCTCGGCGTCGATAATCCATCCTATGACGGCGGCCGGCGGATAGATACGCCACTTGTTTAGTGTCGGCCAGAACATCAGCTGCTGGAACTGGCTGATCGCCTGGGCACGTCTCGACGGAATTCCCATGTAATCGCAGCTACGATCTATCTCGAAAAGGATTTTGTGCAAGGCGGTTTTGAAGCGCCCCGACGGCAGGCCCCTGGCTTTGACGTACAAGGCCATGGCGGCCAGCACCAGGACGTTGACGGCCACAAAAACGATGAGCAGCGCCCACGCCAGGTGCTGCTCAAGCCACGTAAGAATAACCGTTAATTGTTCGGTCATAAGGCACTCTCCTTAAGGACTGGCGAGCATCGCCAGAACCCTTTTTATTTGCGGCCACATTTCGACCAAGGCGGCCCCGGCCGTGAAGGCGGCTGCTATAATAGCCGCCTTTAGACGCTTATTTTTAGCAACCTCCTCACCCGCCTGTTGCTTACCGACCTGTACACCGGCGTTTTTTGCACGGGAGAGCTCGACCGCCCGCAAGCGCTCGAAGACCTCATCGAAATTATCTTCTACGTCCCGGTGCCGCTCGTCGCAATGCCTATCCTGGACAGCCATCTTTCCCTTGATCTCAGCGATATCATTGCCCTGGGAAATCTGGCGCGCCTCCATAACGTCGAGCTTGGCGAGGATCATCTGCTCCGCGTTCGGTGACACTCCCCCACCCCTCTCCTGTTACTCCGTCCAGGTCGGTAACGCTTCGATCTCCGCTGCCGTAGCGCCGGCCGCCATGGCGGCGTCGACGGCAGTCTTAAGCGTCCGGGCCGTTTGGTGCAAGCCGTCAGAGTGTGCGGCCAGCGCGCCAGCCAGGCCGAGGAACTGCTGCGCGCCAAGGTCGATGGTCGTGTTGTCCGCGCAGGTCCACGTGACGGAAAACGTGCCATTTGCCAGGATGGCGGCGACGGCCGTGTTGACGGCGGCGTTGATGCGAATGACGCTGGTCTGGTCGCTGTCGAAGGTTTTGCCGAGATAAGTGAAGCCAAGCTGCTCCCGCCGGTTACGCTCGGCGTTGATGGCGGCGCGTTTGATGGTGGCGGCGGCGGCGGGAACAGGGCCGGGCAGTGTATACTCGACAATTTGGCCGGTGGAGATGTTCACCCGGCGTCGGCCAGGATTGGCGATACATTCGGCGTGGGTTGCATCGTCAACCTCGATGAACGGCGCAGGGATGGTGGCATAGCCAACGCCATCGGGGTAAAACCCAAGGATATTACCATTTGCGTCGTGATGTACTTTTACCATTGTCCCTTTCCTCCCCTATTCGCCTATAGCCAAATAGAAATAGTTTGCGGATGCACTTGTATCCGCAATATGCTTTACGGTCGCCTGTGAAGCTGAAAGAGCTGTGACCTGTAAGCTGGTAGCCGTGGTACCAATATCTCCGTTAATACACGGGGAAAAACCGCGACATGCGGTTGGAAATGCCATGGGGAACGTAACAGTCGCGGGAGTATCATGCGTCAGCGACCCGGTCGTTCCCCATTGCAAAATCTTACCTCCGGGCAGTTTTTGGTACCCCGAGGCACCCGTGGTATTTGCAAATTGGCCGAAATGGACGGCGTCGCCGATGGTCGTGCCGTCGGCTAGTCCGGTTACCTTGTTGCTGTCCATGGCGATGGCACCGGACATTGTGCCGCCGGCCAGGGGGAGATACAGCCCCAGCCTCTCCAGCACCGTCGCTAGCGAAACAAACACCGCGCCCTCGTTGATGGTCGCCGTCACCGTCGCCGAGCTGCTAATCGCCACCACGATATCGAAAACCTGCTCGACCACCACGGCGCCGCCGCCGGCCGGCAGGTAATCGCACTGGCTGCCGGCGTTGGCCACAGAGTACAAGACCTCACCGTCATCCGGATCGGTACCGAATAGACCGATCTCGCGCACAAAAAAGCCGGTCGCGAGACCGGTGTTCGTGAGCGTTCCTCGTACCCGCCAGGTACCATCTCCCAGCGATGTGACCGACTCAATATTGACGATCAGCTTCGGGCTCACCAGGTCGGTCAGCGCCTCCAGAGTGCCACCCACGGGCAACTCACCGTCGCCCAGCTTGATCTTCGTGAACGCAAGCGTCGCCCCCGCCTGAACCTTGGTCTGCAGAGTGACGCCCTTGGTCGTCATCGTCATGCCGTTAAATGCCATCACGACACCTCCAAACTCAGTATTTTGCCGCTATGCAGCGCGCTTCCGAAATAAGTCGGCCCGGTGACCGCTTCCATGGTGAACGCAACCGGGTACAAGGTCAGATTTTTACCGAAAACCTGCGCTGCCCCGAAATACACTGCACCCGACCAGGTTCTCCGTACAGTCACGCTCTCCAGCCAAGAGCGCTCATTCTTGACGGCAAAGACCAAACTGAATAGGCGGTCATAAACCGTCTCGTCAGTAATTATCTCGTCCGTTTCGACTTTAAACTTGTACGGATCGCCGCCGTATTCGAACCATTCGGAGACAACACCGCTCGATAAGACTGTCGACACCATTTCCTGTACGACGCCGGGGGTACCCTTCCGCCGGTGCCAGGCTATCGACTGCCGGACTAGTTCGCGCTTTTTCGCGATCGGCAGCGTCGAATCGTAGAAATCAACATGCCACTGCCAGGCCAGCAGAGCGACGACTGCCTCGACCAGCTCGTTCAGGCGTGGCAAATGCAGCCCCTGGTTGATGTCCGCAATCAGCAGCTGCATCTCCGCATCTATCGCTTCGGCGATGGCTTGAACATTCTCATCGCCTAATAAGTTCGGCGGCAGTATATCGGCCATCTTCACGGACTGCAGGAGCTTAGCCATCCTCAAAACCTCCGAATGACGCCGCCACAGTGCCGGCGACGGCTACCTGGGATTTCAGCAGCGCGGTGTATGCCGGCGACGCTATCAGCACCCGTTTGCCCCCCGCGTTGACCATGCGCCTG contains these protein-coding regions:
- a CDS encoding DUF4376 domain-containing protein, encoding MVKVHHDANGNILGFYPDGVGYATIPAPFIEVDDATHAECIANPGRRRVNISTGQIVEYTLPGPVPAAAATIKRAAINAERNRREQLGFTYLGKTFDSDQTSVIRINAAVNTAVAAILANGTFSVTWTCADNTTIDLGAQQFLGLAGALAAHSDGLHQTARTLKTAVDAAMAAGATAAEIEALPTWTE
- a CDS encoding MFS transporter → MEINSWTSLVRLVEKRRWLIMIPLACAFIFSHFHRFAMGVVAEDVARDFGLTHAAELGLLSSIYFYTYAALQIPAGVTADTWGPRRTIAAALLVTAAGTVMFGLAPNLVWLFAGRFLTAAGVALIYINIVKFYATWFRSREFGMMCGLSSFIGNLGFALAAAPLAMMVENAGWRASFSIIAVITLMVAAYCWLVVRDRPQALGWPSIEDIEAAEGVSPAVDAGEKSNIRESLRTVIANWHTWPPFVAATAAYGVFTTFAGIWGVPYLMQIHGLTRVEAASHMVAVSAGYMVTGPVVGYLSDRFCSRRWPFALNMMLFLGVWLLFTVWDGGKPPAAALYPLCVILGVGGAGMTLTMACAKEVNPPRMTGIATGLVNAGPFLGAALVQPLFGLVLDFGWQGAYEQGVKVYPLEAFQLAFWLCAGLLAVATVAAFFVKETGCVNIAHKVIRGGEL
- a CDS encoding peptidoglycan recognition family protein produces the protein MRVEIIETGLAPAREMTPMTEVRGIVIHHTGNYDVDASAEQIYGWHVHENGWAHIGYHKIFRKGGEVERGRPEEYQGAHCPGANSFTLGYHLSGSFGGQLPADAQLQSIVAAAADDCEKYGFDPMGLLPNGKPVISGHRDWMTTECPGAMLYSILPQIRQQVAEALAQGVA
- a CDS encoding PH domain-containing protein: MPTMEQIECQIKGLDGCSRFLGKKEIKELPNILWEDENVEKIVQGLYGNGLGILTATNKRLVFIDKGLMWGLKVEDFPYDKISSIQYETGIMFGEITIFTSGNKAKIQQVDKQQARDLCEYVRARISGIKEHASAPKVTPPDNDIITQLERLAKLKDSGALTEEEFVIAKRKLIG
- a CDS encoding DUF6527 family protein, with product MAKAKVSEKYVRFWCPGCKGYHIVPIAGNYKWDFFGDAERPTLSPSILRRSGHYAPHAKPDGHCWCTYNAEQEKKGEPPAPFKCTVCHSFVRDGCIQFLNDCTHELAGQTVELPDIEIGGDTN
- a CDS encoding phage tail protein I translates to MAKLLQSVKMADILPPNLLGDENVQAIAEAIDAEMQLLIADINQGLHLPRLNELVEAVVALLAWQWHVDFYDSTLPIAKKRELVRQSIAWHRRKGTPGVVQEMVSTVLSSGVVSEWFEYGGDPYKFKVETDEIITDETVYDRLFSLVFAVKNERSWLESVTVRRTWSGAVYFGAAQVFGKNLTLYPVAFTMEAVTGPTYFGSALHSGKILSLEVS